Proteins from one Coturnix japonica isolate 7356 chromosome 5, Coturnix japonica 2.1, whole genome shotgun sequence genomic window:
- the UNC93B1 gene encoding protein unc-93 homolog B1 isoform X4, which yields MGQEQHKLGASGSKGGPGGSRCGSFKPPSRPPGSKEEAEAAPPRAGQRAASQPGGVRLGERPSDTAAMEKDPGCCQDVAKTAAGEMLGPEAQLDDMVGAHTDYNEEEEEQKYFRRKRLGVVKNVLAASLAAMLTYSVYLGLLQMQLILHYDETYREVKYSNMELEDIDRKVLMGINVTPVAALLYTPVLIRFFGTKWTMFLAVGIYALFVSSNYWERYFTLVPSAVAIGVAIVPLWASLGNYITRMAQKYYEYANYKEEHVQEQRQAPRGACSTYIVIFQTIFYICFHLSFVCAQMPMLFFLNNYIYQHNHIPGGVKKHCGTLSHGTLTGFNKTVLHSLPRSVNLIMVESILMAAAFLAMLVVLLLCGSAYRTTEEIDLRSIGWGNIFQLPFKHMRDYRLRHLLPFFIYSGFEVLFICNDFSLNYGVCALGLEKLAYLLIAYGFSASTCSSLALCMLRLRRQYPLLAGAFLHAAILVTLFCWAPEPQQVQQAPLLYAIAALWGMGSALNKTGISSWGR from the exons GTGCTAGTGGGAGTAAAGGGGGTCCCGGGGGTTCCAGGTGCGGTTCCTTTAAGCCCCCGTCCCGCCCGCCCGGTTCGAAAGAGGAAGCCGAGGCAGCTCCGCCCCGAGCTGGGCAGAGAGCGGCGAGCCAGCCCGGGGGTGTCCGGCTCGGGG AGCGCCCCTCAGACACAGCAGCGATGGAGAAGGACCCCGGCTGCTGCCAGGATGTGGCCAAAACAGCAGCGGGTGAGATGCTGGGCCCTGAGGCACAG CTGGATGACATGGTGGGAGCACACACGGACTAcaatgaggaggaagaggaacagAAGTATTTCCGTCGCAAGCGCCTTGGTGTGGTGAAGAACGTGCTGGCTGCCAGCTTGGCCGCCATGCTCACCTACAGCGTCTACCTGG GCCTGCTGCAGATGCAACTGATCCTGCACTATGATGAGACCTACCGGGAGGTGAAGTACAGCAACATGGAGCTTGAGGACATCGACCGCAAGGTGCTGATGGGCATCAATGTCACCCCCGTGGCGGCACTGCTCTACACTCCTGTCCTCATCCGGTTCTTTGGCACCAAGTGGACCATGTTCCTGGCCGTGGGCATCTACGCCCTCTTTGTCTCCAGCAACTACTGGGAGCGCTACTTCACTCTCGTGCCCTCTGCTGTGGCCATCGGCGTGGCCATCGTGCCGCTCTGGGCCTCCTTGGGCAACTACATTACACG GATGGCACAGAAGTACTATGAGTACGCCAACTACAAGGAGGAGCACGTGCAGGAGCAGCGGCAAGCACCACGTGGAGCCTGCAGCACCTACATTGTCATCTTCCAGACCATCTTCTACATCTGCTTCCAT CTGAGCTTTGTCTGCGCACAGATGCCCATGCTCTTCTTCCTCAATAATTACATCTACCAGCACAACCACATACCTGGGGGGGTGAAGAAGCATTGTG GTACCCTGAGCCACGGCACACTGACAGGCTTCAACAAGACAGTGCTGCACAGTCTGCCCCGCAGCGTCAACCTCATCATGGTGGAGAGCATCCTGATGGCAGCTGCCTTCCTTGCCATGCTGGTG GTCCTGCTGCTCTGCGGCTCGGCGTATCGGACCACTGAGGAGATTGACTTGCGCAGCATTGGCTGGGGGAACATATTCCAGCTGCCCTTCAAGCACATGCGGGACTATCGCCTCCGccacctccttcctttcttcatctaCAGCGGCTTTGAGGTGCTCTTCATCTGCAATGACTTCTCCCTg AACTACGGCGTGTGCGCACTGGGGCTGGAGAAGCTGGCATACCTCCTCATCGCCTACGGCTTCTCTGCCTCCACCTGCTCCAGCCTTGCCCTCTGCATGCTGCGCCTGCGACGTCAGTACCCACTGCTGGCCGGAGCCTTCCTCCACGCTGCTATCCTGGTGACACTCTTCTGCTGGGCACCAGAGCCCCAACAAGTGCAGCAGGCACCTCTGCTTTATGCCATAGCCGCACTCTGGGGAATGGGCAGCGCCCTCAACAAGACTGGCATTAGCA GCTGGGGACGCTGA
- the UNC93B1 gene encoding protein unc-93 homolog B1 isoform X1 → MGQEQHKLGASGSKGGPGGSRCGSFKPPSRPPGSKEEAEAAPPRAGQRAASQPGGVRLGERPSDTAAMEKDPGCCQDVAKTAAGEMLGPEAQLDDMVGAHTDYNEEEEEQKYFRRKRLGVVKNVLAASLAAMLTYSVYLGLLQMQLILHYDETYREVKYSNMELEDIDRKVLMGINVTPVAALLYTPVLIRFFGTKWTMFLAVGIYALFVSSNYWERYFTLVPSAVAIGVAIVPLWASLGNYITRMAQKYYEYANYKEEHVQEQRQAPRGACSTYIVIFQTIFYICFHLSFVCAQMPMLFFLNNYIYQHNHIPGGVKKHCGTLSHGTLTGFNKTVLHSLPRSVNLIMVESILMAAAFLAMLVVLLLCGSAYRTTEEIDLRSIGWGNIFQLPFKHMRDYRLRHLLPFFIYSGFEVLFICNDFSLNYGVCALGLEKLAYLLIAYGFSASTCSSLALCMLRLRRQYPLLAGAFLHAAILVTLFCWAPEPQQVQQAPLLYAIAALWGMGSALNKTGISILLGMLYEDKGRQDFIFTIYHWWQALAIFVVYLWAGLPMKAKLSLMLLALGLAAGSYGWMERRLAQRVAFRLPRMPRPRHKVSGYRYLEEDDSDETNSDGEGTSRDNSLHPPEQDETPRDEREQRD, encoded by the exons GTGCTAGTGGGAGTAAAGGGGGTCCCGGGGGTTCCAGGTGCGGTTCCTTTAAGCCCCCGTCCCGCCCGCCCGGTTCGAAAGAGGAAGCCGAGGCAGCTCCGCCCCGAGCTGGGCAGAGAGCGGCGAGCCAGCCCGGGGGTGTCCGGCTCGGGG AGCGCCCCTCAGACACAGCAGCGATGGAGAAGGACCCCGGCTGCTGCCAGGATGTGGCCAAAACAGCAGCGGGTGAGATGCTGGGCCCTGAGGCACAG CTGGATGACATGGTGGGAGCACACACGGACTAcaatgaggaggaagaggaacagAAGTATTTCCGTCGCAAGCGCCTTGGTGTGGTGAAGAACGTGCTGGCTGCCAGCTTGGCCGCCATGCTCACCTACAGCGTCTACCTGG GCCTGCTGCAGATGCAACTGATCCTGCACTATGATGAGACCTACCGGGAGGTGAAGTACAGCAACATGGAGCTTGAGGACATCGACCGCAAGGTGCTGATGGGCATCAATGTCACCCCCGTGGCGGCACTGCTCTACACTCCTGTCCTCATCCGGTTCTTTGGCACCAAGTGGACCATGTTCCTGGCCGTGGGCATCTACGCCCTCTTTGTCTCCAGCAACTACTGGGAGCGCTACTTCACTCTCGTGCCCTCTGCTGTGGCCATCGGCGTGGCCATCGTGCCGCTCTGGGCCTCCTTGGGCAACTACATTACACG GATGGCACAGAAGTACTATGAGTACGCCAACTACAAGGAGGAGCACGTGCAGGAGCAGCGGCAAGCACCACGTGGAGCCTGCAGCACCTACATTGTCATCTTCCAGACCATCTTCTACATCTGCTTCCAT CTGAGCTTTGTCTGCGCACAGATGCCCATGCTCTTCTTCCTCAATAATTACATCTACCAGCACAACCACATACCTGGGGGGGTGAAGAAGCATTGTG GTACCCTGAGCCACGGCACACTGACAGGCTTCAACAAGACAGTGCTGCACAGTCTGCCCCGCAGCGTCAACCTCATCATGGTGGAGAGCATCCTGATGGCAGCTGCCTTCCTTGCCATGCTGGTG GTCCTGCTGCTCTGCGGCTCGGCGTATCGGACCACTGAGGAGATTGACTTGCGCAGCATTGGCTGGGGGAACATATTCCAGCTGCCCTTCAAGCACATGCGGGACTATCGCCTCCGccacctccttcctttcttcatctaCAGCGGCTTTGAGGTGCTCTTCATCTGCAATGACTTCTCCCTg AACTACGGCGTGTGCGCACTGGGGCTGGAGAAGCTGGCATACCTCCTCATCGCCTACGGCTTCTCTGCCTCCACCTGCTCCAGCCTTGCCCTCTGCATGCTGCGCCTGCGACGTCAGTACCCACTGCTGGCCGGAGCCTTCCTCCACGCTGCTATCCTGGTGACACTCTTCTGCTGGGCACCAGAGCCCCAACAAGTGCAGCAGGCACCTCTGCTTTATGCCATAGCCGCACTCTGGGGAATGGGCAGCGCCCTCAACAAGACTGGCATTAGCA TCCTCCTGGGCATGCTGTACGAAGACAAAGGCCGCCAAGACTTTATCTTCACCATCTACCACTGGTGGCAGGCGCTGGCCATCTTCGTCGTCTAcctgtgggcagggctgcccatgaag GCCAAGCTGTCCCTCATGCTGCTGGCGCTGGGGCTGGCGGCAGGTTCTTACGGCTGGATGGAGCGGCGGCTGGCACAACGTGTAGCCTTCCGCCTGCCCCGCATGCCACGGCCCCGCCACAAAGTCAGCGGGTACCGCTACCTGGAGGAGGACGACTCAGACGAAACCAACTCGGACGGCGAGGGGACGAGCCGAGACAACAGCCTGCACCCACCAGAGCAGGACGAGACGCCAAGGGATGAAAGGGAGCAGAGGGATTAG
- the UNC93B1 gene encoding protein unc-93 homolog B1 isoform X2, with amino-acid sequence MGQEQHKLGASGSKGGPGGSRCGSFKPPSRPPGSKEEAEAAPPRAGQRAASQPGGVRLGERPSDTAAMEKDPGCCQDVAKTAAGEMLGPEAQLDDMVGAHTDYNEEEEEQKYFRRKRLGVVKNVLAASLAAMLTYSVYLGLLQMQLILHYDETYREVKYSNMELEDIDRKVLMGINVTPVAALLYTPVLIRFFGTKWTMFLAVGIYALFVSSNYWERYFTLVPSAVAIGVAIVPLWASLGNYITRMAQKYYEYANYKEEHVQEQRQAPRGACSTYIVIFQTIFYICFHMPMLFFLNNYIYQHNHIPGGVKKHCGTLSHGTLTGFNKTVLHSLPRSVNLIMVESILMAAAFLAMLVVLLLCGSAYRTTEEIDLRSIGWGNIFQLPFKHMRDYRLRHLLPFFIYSGFEVLFICNDFSLNYGVCALGLEKLAYLLIAYGFSASTCSSLALCMLRLRRQYPLLAGAFLHAAILVTLFCWAPEPQQVQQAPLLYAIAALWGMGSALNKTGISILLGMLYEDKGRQDFIFTIYHWWQALAIFVVYLWAGLPMKAKLSLMLLALGLAAGSYGWMERRLAQRVAFRLPRMPRPRHKVSGYRYLEEDDSDETNSDGEGTSRDNSLHPPEQDETPRDEREQRD; translated from the exons GTGCTAGTGGGAGTAAAGGGGGTCCCGGGGGTTCCAGGTGCGGTTCCTTTAAGCCCCCGTCCCGCCCGCCCGGTTCGAAAGAGGAAGCCGAGGCAGCTCCGCCCCGAGCTGGGCAGAGAGCGGCGAGCCAGCCCGGGGGTGTCCGGCTCGGGG AGCGCCCCTCAGACACAGCAGCGATGGAGAAGGACCCCGGCTGCTGCCAGGATGTGGCCAAAACAGCAGCGGGTGAGATGCTGGGCCCTGAGGCACAG CTGGATGACATGGTGGGAGCACACACGGACTAcaatgaggaggaagaggaacagAAGTATTTCCGTCGCAAGCGCCTTGGTGTGGTGAAGAACGTGCTGGCTGCCAGCTTGGCCGCCATGCTCACCTACAGCGTCTACCTGG GCCTGCTGCAGATGCAACTGATCCTGCACTATGATGAGACCTACCGGGAGGTGAAGTACAGCAACATGGAGCTTGAGGACATCGACCGCAAGGTGCTGATGGGCATCAATGTCACCCCCGTGGCGGCACTGCTCTACACTCCTGTCCTCATCCGGTTCTTTGGCACCAAGTGGACCATGTTCCTGGCCGTGGGCATCTACGCCCTCTTTGTCTCCAGCAACTACTGGGAGCGCTACTTCACTCTCGTGCCCTCTGCTGTGGCCATCGGCGTGGCCATCGTGCCGCTCTGGGCCTCCTTGGGCAACTACATTACACG GATGGCACAGAAGTACTATGAGTACGCCAACTACAAGGAGGAGCACGTGCAGGAGCAGCGGCAAGCACCACGTGGAGCCTGCAGCACCTACATTGTCATCTTCCAGACCATCTTCTACATCTGCTTCCAT ATGCCCATGCTCTTCTTCCTCAATAATTACATCTACCAGCACAACCACATACCTGGGGGGGTGAAGAAGCATTGTG GTACCCTGAGCCACGGCACACTGACAGGCTTCAACAAGACAGTGCTGCACAGTCTGCCCCGCAGCGTCAACCTCATCATGGTGGAGAGCATCCTGATGGCAGCTGCCTTCCTTGCCATGCTGGTG GTCCTGCTGCTCTGCGGCTCGGCGTATCGGACCACTGAGGAGATTGACTTGCGCAGCATTGGCTGGGGGAACATATTCCAGCTGCCCTTCAAGCACATGCGGGACTATCGCCTCCGccacctccttcctttcttcatctaCAGCGGCTTTGAGGTGCTCTTCATCTGCAATGACTTCTCCCTg AACTACGGCGTGTGCGCACTGGGGCTGGAGAAGCTGGCATACCTCCTCATCGCCTACGGCTTCTCTGCCTCCACCTGCTCCAGCCTTGCCCTCTGCATGCTGCGCCTGCGACGTCAGTACCCACTGCTGGCCGGAGCCTTCCTCCACGCTGCTATCCTGGTGACACTCTTCTGCTGGGCACCAGAGCCCCAACAAGTGCAGCAGGCACCTCTGCTTTATGCCATAGCCGCACTCTGGGGAATGGGCAGCGCCCTCAACAAGACTGGCATTAGCA TCCTCCTGGGCATGCTGTACGAAGACAAAGGCCGCCAAGACTTTATCTTCACCATCTACCACTGGTGGCAGGCGCTGGCCATCTTCGTCGTCTAcctgtgggcagggctgcccatgaag GCCAAGCTGTCCCTCATGCTGCTGGCGCTGGGGCTGGCGGCAGGTTCTTACGGCTGGATGGAGCGGCGGCTGGCACAACGTGTAGCCTTCCGCCTGCCCCGCATGCCACGGCCCCGCCACAAAGTCAGCGGGTACCGCTACCTGGAGGAGGACGACTCAGACGAAACCAACTCGGACGGCGAGGGGACGAGCCGAGACAACAGCCTGCACCCACCAGAGCAGGACGAGACGCCAAGGGATGAAAGGGAGCAGAGGGATTAG
- the UNC93B1 gene encoding protein unc-93 homolog B1 isoform X3, with protein sequence MEKDPGCCQDVAKTAAGEMLGPEAQLDDMVGAHTDYNEEEEEQKYFRRKRLGVVKNVLAASLAAMLTYSVYLGLLQMQLILHYDETYREVKYSNMELEDIDRKVLMGINVTPVAALLYTPVLIRFFGTKWTMFLAVGIYALFVSSNYWERYFTLVPSAVAIGVAIVPLWASLGNYITRMAQKYYEYANYKEEHVQEQRQAPRGACSTYIVIFQTIFYICFHLSFVCAQMPMLFFLNNYIYQHNHIPGGVKKHCGTLSHGTLTGFNKTVLHSLPRSVNLIMVESILMAAAFLAMLVVLLLCGSAYRTTEEIDLRSIGWGNIFQLPFKHMRDYRLRHLLPFFIYSGFEVLFICNDFSLNYGVCALGLEKLAYLLIAYGFSASTCSSLALCMLRLRRQYPLLAGAFLHAAILVTLFCWAPEPQQVQQAPLLYAIAALWGMGSALNKTGISILLGMLYEDKGRQDFIFTIYHWWQALAIFVVYLWAGLPMKAKLSLMLLALGLAAGSYGWMERRLAQRVAFRLPRMPRPRHKVSGYRYLEEDDSDETNSDGEGTSRDNSLHPPEQDETPRDEREQRD encoded by the exons ATGGAGAAGGACCCCGGCTGCTGCCAGGATGTGGCCAAAACAGCAGCGGGTGAGATGCTGGGCCCTGAGGCACAG CTGGATGACATGGTGGGAGCACACACGGACTAcaatgaggaggaagaggaacagAAGTATTTCCGTCGCAAGCGCCTTGGTGTGGTGAAGAACGTGCTGGCTGCCAGCTTGGCCGCCATGCTCACCTACAGCGTCTACCTGG GCCTGCTGCAGATGCAACTGATCCTGCACTATGATGAGACCTACCGGGAGGTGAAGTACAGCAACATGGAGCTTGAGGACATCGACCGCAAGGTGCTGATGGGCATCAATGTCACCCCCGTGGCGGCACTGCTCTACACTCCTGTCCTCATCCGGTTCTTTGGCACCAAGTGGACCATGTTCCTGGCCGTGGGCATCTACGCCCTCTTTGTCTCCAGCAACTACTGGGAGCGCTACTTCACTCTCGTGCCCTCTGCTGTGGCCATCGGCGTGGCCATCGTGCCGCTCTGGGCCTCCTTGGGCAACTACATTACACG GATGGCACAGAAGTACTATGAGTACGCCAACTACAAGGAGGAGCACGTGCAGGAGCAGCGGCAAGCACCACGTGGAGCCTGCAGCACCTACATTGTCATCTTCCAGACCATCTTCTACATCTGCTTCCAT CTGAGCTTTGTCTGCGCACAGATGCCCATGCTCTTCTTCCTCAATAATTACATCTACCAGCACAACCACATACCTGGGGGGGTGAAGAAGCATTGTG GTACCCTGAGCCACGGCACACTGACAGGCTTCAACAAGACAGTGCTGCACAGTCTGCCCCGCAGCGTCAACCTCATCATGGTGGAGAGCATCCTGATGGCAGCTGCCTTCCTTGCCATGCTGGTG GTCCTGCTGCTCTGCGGCTCGGCGTATCGGACCACTGAGGAGATTGACTTGCGCAGCATTGGCTGGGGGAACATATTCCAGCTGCCCTTCAAGCACATGCGGGACTATCGCCTCCGccacctccttcctttcttcatctaCAGCGGCTTTGAGGTGCTCTTCATCTGCAATGACTTCTCCCTg AACTACGGCGTGTGCGCACTGGGGCTGGAGAAGCTGGCATACCTCCTCATCGCCTACGGCTTCTCTGCCTCCACCTGCTCCAGCCTTGCCCTCTGCATGCTGCGCCTGCGACGTCAGTACCCACTGCTGGCCGGAGCCTTCCTCCACGCTGCTATCCTGGTGACACTCTTCTGCTGGGCACCAGAGCCCCAACAAGTGCAGCAGGCACCTCTGCTTTATGCCATAGCCGCACTCTGGGGAATGGGCAGCGCCCTCAACAAGACTGGCATTAGCA TCCTCCTGGGCATGCTGTACGAAGACAAAGGCCGCCAAGACTTTATCTTCACCATCTACCACTGGTGGCAGGCGCTGGCCATCTTCGTCGTCTAcctgtgggcagggctgcccatgaag GCCAAGCTGTCCCTCATGCTGCTGGCGCTGGGGCTGGCGGCAGGTTCTTACGGCTGGATGGAGCGGCGGCTGGCACAACGTGTAGCCTTCCGCCTGCCCCGCATGCCACGGCCCCGCCACAAAGTCAGCGGGTACCGCTACCTGGAGGAGGACGACTCAGACGAAACCAACTCGGACGGCGAGGGGACGAGCCGAGACAACAGCCTGCACCCACCAGAGCAGGACGAGACGCCAAGGGATGAAAGGGAGCAGAGGGATTAG
- the UNC93B1 gene encoding protein unc-93 homolog B1 isoform X5 yields MQLILHYDETYREVKYSNMELEDIDRKVLMGINVTPVAALLYTPVLIRFFGTKWTMFLAVGIYALFVSSNYWERYFTLVPSAVAIGVAIVPLWASLGNYITRMAQKYYEYANYKEEHVQEQRQAPRGACSTYIVIFQTIFYICFHLSFVCAQMPMLFFLNNYIYQHNHIPGGVKKHCGTLSHGTLTGFNKTVLHSLPRSVNLIMVESILMAAAFLAMLVVLLLCGSAYRTTEEIDLRSIGWGNIFQLPFKHMRDYRLRHLLPFFIYSGFEVLFICNDFSLNYGVCALGLEKLAYLLIAYGFSASTCSSLALCMLRLRRQYPLLAGAFLHAAILVTLFCWAPEPQQVQQAPLLYAIAALWGMGSALNKTGISILLGMLYEDKGRQDFIFTIYHWWQALAIFVVYLWAGLPMKAKLSLMLLALGLAAGSYGWMERRLAQRVAFRLPRMPRPRHKVSGYRYLEEDDSDETNSDGEGTSRDNSLHPPEQDETPRDEREQRD; encoded by the exons ATGCAACTGATCCTGCACTATGATGAGACCTACCGGGAGGTGAAGTACAGCAACATGGAGCTTGAGGACATCGACCGCAAGGTGCTGATGGGCATCAATGTCACCCCCGTGGCGGCACTGCTCTACACTCCTGTCCTCATCCGGTTCTTTGGCACCAAGTGGACCATGTTCCTGGCCGTGGGCATCTACGCCCTCTTTGTCTCCAGCAACTACTGGGAGCGCTACTTCACTCTCGTGCCCTCTGCTGTGGCCATCGGCGTGGCCATCGTGCCGCTCTGGGCCTCCTTGGGCAACTACATTACACG GATGGCACAGAAGTACTATGAGTACGCCAACTACAAGGAGGAGCACGTGCAGGAGCAGCGGCAAGCACCACGTGGAGCCTGCAGCACCTACATTGTCATCTTCCAGACCATCTTCTACATCTGCTTCCAT CTGAGCTTTGTCTGCGCACAGATGCCCATGCTCTTCTTCCTCAATAATTACATCTACCAGCACAACCACATACCTGGGGGGGTGAAGAAGCATTGTG GTACCCTGAGCCACGGCACACTGACAGGCTTCAACAAGACAGTGCTGCACAGTCTGCCCCGCAGCGTCAACCTCATCATGGTGGAGAGCATCCTGATGGCAGCTGCCTTCCTTGCCATGCTGGTG GTCCTGCTGCTCTGCGGCTCGGCGTATCGGACCACTGAGGAGATTGACTTGCGCAGCATTGGCTGGGGGAACATATTCCAGCTGCCCTTCAAGCACATGCGGGACTATCGCCTCCGccacctccttcctttcttcatctaCAGCGGCTTTGAGGTGCTCTTCATCTGCAATGACTTCTCCCTg AACTACGGCGTGTGCGCACTGGGGCTGGAGAAGCTGGCATACCTCCTCATCGCCTACGGCTTCTCTGCCTCCACCTGCTCCAGCCTTGCCCTCTGCATGCTGCGCCTGCGACGTCAGTACCCACTGCTGGCCGGAGCCTTCCTCCACGCTGCTATCCTGGTGACACTCTTCTGCTGGGCACCAGAGCCCCAACAAGTGCAGCAGGCACCTCTGCTTTATGCCATAGCCGCACTCTGGGGAATGGGCAGCGCCCTCAACAAGACTGGCATTAGCA TCCTCCTGGGCATGCTGTACGAAGACAAAGGCCGCCAAGACTTTATCTTCACCATCTACCACTGGTGGCAGGCGCTGGCCATCTTCGTCGTCTAcctgtgggcagggctgcccatgaag GCCAAGCTGTCCCTCATGCTGCTGGCGCTGGGGCTGGCGGCAGGTTCTTACGGCTGGATGGAGCGGCGGCTGGCACAACGTGTAGCCTTCCGCCTGCCCCGCATGCCACGGCCCCGCCACAAAGTCAGCGGGTACCGCTACCTGGAGGAGGACGACTCAGACGAAACCAACTCGGACGGCGAGGGGACGAGCCGAGACAACAGCCTGCACCCACCAGAGCAGGACGAGACGCCAAGGGATGAAAGGGAGCAGAGGGATTAG
- the MAX gene encoding protein max isoform X2 — translation MSDNDDIEVESDEEQPRFQSAADKRAHHNALERKRRDHIKDSFHSLRDSVPSLQGEKASRAQILDKATEYIQYMRRKNHTHQQDIDDLKRQNALLEQQVRALEKARSSAQLQANYPAADSSLYTNPKGGAISAFDGGSDSSSDSEPDEPQSRKKLRMEAS, via the exons ATGAGCGACAACGATGACATCGAGGTGGAGAGCGAT GAGGAGCAGCCCCGCTTCCAGTCCGCG GCAGACAAACGAGCCCACCACAACGCACTGGAGCGCAAACGGAGGGACCACATTAAGGACAGCTTCCATAGCCTGCGGGACTCCGTGCCCTCCCTGCAGGGCGAGAAG GCATCCCGGGCCCAAATCCTGGACAAAGCCACAGAGTACATCCAGTACATGCGTCGGAAAAACCACACGCACCAGCAGGACATCGACGACCTCAAGAGGCAGAACGCGCTGCTGGAGCAGCAAG TGCGAGCCCTGGAGAAGGCGCGTTCGAGTGCCCAGCTGCAGGCCAACTAcccagcagcagacagcagcctCTACACCAACCCCAAGGGCGGCGCCATCTCTGCTTTTGACGGTGGCTCTGACTCCAGCTCCGACTCGGAGCCTGACGAGccacagagcaggaagaagctGCGCATGGAGGCCAGCTAG
- the MAX gene encoding protein max isoform X1 — protein MSDNDDIEVESDEEQPRFQSAADKRAHHNALERKRRDHIKDSFHSLRDSVPSLQGEKPQASRAQILDKATEYIQYMRRKNHTHQQDIDDLKRQNALLEQQVRALEKARSSAQLQANYPAADSSLYTNPKGGAISAFDGGSDSSSDSEPDEPQSRKKLRMEAS, from the exons ATGAGCGACAACGATGACATCGAGGTGGAGAGCGAT GAGGAGCAGCCCCGCTTCCAGTCCGCG GCAGACAAACGAGCCCACCACAACGCACTGGAGCGCAAACGGAGGGACCACATTAAGGACAGCTTCCATAGCCTGCGGGACTCCGTGCCCTCCCTGCAGGGCGAGAAG CCACAGGCATCCCGGGCCCAAATCCTGGACAAAGCCACAGAGTACATCCAGTACATGCGTCGGAAAAACCACACGCACCAGCAGGACATCGACGACCTCAAGAGGCAGAACGCGCTGCTGGAGCAGCAAG TGCGAGCCCTGGAGAAGGCGCGTTCGAGTGCCCAGCTGCAGGCCAACTAcccagcagcagacagcagcctCTACACCAACCCCAAGGGCGGCGCCATCTCTGCTTTTGACGGTGGCTCTGACTCCAGCTCCGACTCGGAGCCTGACGAGccacagagcaggaagaagctGCGCATGGAGGCCAGCTAG